In Bos mutus isolate GX-2022 chromosome 10, NWIPB_WYAK_1.1, whole genome shotgun sequence, a single window of DNA contains:
- the CEBPE gene encoding CCAAT/enhancer-binding protein epsilon codes for MSHGTYYECEPRAGQQPLEFSGARAGPGELGDMCEHEASIDLSAYIESGEEQLLSDLFAVKPAPEARGLKGPGTPAFPHYLPADPRPFTYPPHTFGPDRKALGPGIYSSPGSYDPRAVAVKEEPRGPEGSRGASRSSYNPLQYQVAHCGQTAMHLPPGLASPSQPLRVLKAPLAAAAPPCSPLLKAPSPAGPSHKGKKAVNKDSLEYRLRRERNNIAVRKSRDKAKRRILETQQKVLEYMTENERLRNRVEQLTQELDTLRNLFRQIPEAANLIKGVGGCS; via the exons ATGTCCCACGGGACCTACTACGAGTGCGAGCCCCGCGCTGGCCAGCAGCCACTGGAGTTCTCAGGGGCCCGCGCGGGGCCTGGGGAGCTGGGGGACATGTGTGAGCATGAGGCCTCCATCGACCTGTCTGCCTACATCGAGTCTGGGGAAGAACAGCTCCTCTCCGACCTCTTCGCCGTGAAGCCGGCCCCTGAGGCCCGAGGCCTTAAGGGGCCCGGGACCCCTGCCTTCCCCCACTACCTGCCGGCTGACCCCCGGCCCTTCACCTATCCCCCACATACCTTCGGCCCCGACAGGAAGGCCTTGGGGCCTGGCATCTACAGCAGCCCAGGGAGCTACGACCCCAGGGCTGTGGCTGTGAAGGAGGAGCCTAGGGGGCCTGAGGGCAGCCGAGGGGCCAGCCGCAGCAGCTACAACCCTCTGCAGTACCAAGTGGCACACTGTGGGCAGACAGCCATGCACCTGCCCCCAGGCCTGGCGTCACCCAGCCAGCCACTGCGCGTCCTCAAG GCCCCTTTGGCCGCTGCCGCGCCCCCCTGCAGCCCGCTCCTCAAGGCGCCCTCCCCAGCGGGCCCCTCACACAAGGGCAAGAAGGCGGTGAACAAAGACAGCCTGGAATACCGGCTGCGGCGGGAGCGGAACAACATCGCGGTGCGCAAGAGCCGGGACAAAGCCAAGCGGCGCATCCTGGAGACACAGCAGAAGGTGCTGGAGTACATGACTGAGAACGAGCGCCTGCGCAACCGCGTGGAACAGCTGACCCAGGAGCTGGACACGCTGCGCAACCTCTTCCGCCAGATCCCTGAGGCTGCCAACCTCATCAAGGGCGTGGGGGGCTGCAGCTGA